The following proteins are encoded in a genomic region of Necator americanus strain Aroian chromosome II, whole genome shotgun sequence:
- a CDS encoding hypothetical protein (NECATOR_CHRII.G5009.T1): MKEPCFRCKRPTYFNDKVGPLKDGALFHKGCFKCWICGTRLSLKTYHNNRNDTQDLEVYCAGHVPTPGPHDPIPHRSNLLFSPKTKGEYPHNLMRPAGPT, from the exons ATGAAAGAGCCGTGCTTCCGGTGTAAGCGGCCGACTTACTTTAACGATAAG GTCGGTCCGCTTAAGGACGGTGCATTATTTCATAAAGGTTGTTTCAAATGTTGGATATGTGGCACACGACTATCGCTGAAGACATATCACAATAACAGGAACGATACACAAGATTTAGAG GTGTACTGCGCTGGGCACGTGCCAACTCCCGGACCACATGATCCTATTCCACATAG ATCAAACTTGTTATTCTCCCCGAAGACGAAAGGCGAATATCCGCACAATTTAATGAGGCCGGCTGGACCGACATAG
- a CDS encoding hypothetical protein (NECATOR_CHRII.G5010.T1) produces the protein MKCMVFCILNIITVINGYDYNAKLRNPECGQPIDKGGCRAIHERWAYDPQTNKCVEFIYGGCRGNENNFRSRRECNLKCLWKGVPIATNSATVPTESSTPMTVPGTLRNPECGQPIDQGGCRAIIEKWAYIPKENKCVSFNYGGCRGNDNNFNSRRECNMRCVRKGI, from the exons ATGAAGTGTATGGTATTCTGCATACTCAATATAATAACAG TGATCAACGGTTATGACTACAACGCTAAGTTAAGGAACCCGGAATGTGGTCAGCCTATCGATAAGGGAGGGTGTAGGGCAATTCACGAGAG ATGGGCCTATGATCCACAGACAAACAAATGCGTGGAATTCATCTATGGAGGATGCCGCGGAAACGAAAACAATTTTCGCTCTAGGAGAGAATGCAACTTGAAATGTCTATGGAAAG GTGTGCCAATCGCTACAAATAGTGCTACCGTACCAACCGAAAGCAGCACACCTATGACCGTCCCGGGAACATTAAGAAACCCGGAATGCGGTCAGCCCATCGATCAAGGAGGATGCAGAGCAATTATCGAGAA ATGGGCATACATTCCAAAGGAAAACAAGTGTGTGTCATTCAACTATGGAGGATGTCGTGGAAACGATAATAATTTCAACAGTAGGAGAGAATGCAACATGAGATGTGTACGAAAAGGAATTTAA
- a CDS encoding hypothetical protein (NECATOR_CHRII.G5010.T2) — MKCMVFCILNIITVINGYDYNAKLRNPECGQPIDKGGCRAIHERWAYDPQTNKCVEFIYGGCRGNENNFRSRRECNLKCLWKGVPIATNSATVPTESSTPMTVPGTLRNPECGQPIDQGGCRAIIEK; from the exons ATGAAGTGTATGGTATTCTGCATACTCAATATAATAACAG TGATCAACGGTTATGACTACAACGCTAAGTTAAGGAACCCGGAATGTGGTCAGCCTATCGATAAGGGAGGGTGTAGGGCAATTCACGAGAG ATGGGCCTATGATCCACAGACAAACAAATGCGTGGAATTCATCTATGGAGGATGCCGCGGAAACGAAAACAATTTTCGCTCTAGGAGAGAATGCAACTTGAAATGTCTATGGAAAG GTGTGCCAATCGCTACAAATAGTGCTACCGTACCAACCGAAAGCAGCACACCTATGACCGTCCCGGGAACATTAAGAAACCCGGAATGCGGTCAGCCCATCGATCAAGGAGGATGCAGAGCAATTATCGAGAAGTAA
- a CDS encoding hypothetical protein (NECATOR_CHRII.G5011.T1): MWLFKRNEDTALMPVEESLSEREFDKEYRARHWFVIISFLLALMAVSIYLNNILPDPLPASQDNSRFSELRARRLLFELSNFGPKPAGSEACERYTRGHILQELEMIKAAASVKFEISSQNPSGCFDIPKFDTDAFTICYRNVSNVAVRLSKKDTKENRIAILLNCHYDSWPTSSGGSDDLISCALMMELIRLLAHQPDTLKYDVIFLFNGAEESSLQGSHGFITQHPWRHVVRAFINLEASGSGGRELLFQAGPSNRWLLNSYLAAAVHPHCSIIGQEVFQSGVFPGDTDFRIFRDYGRVPGLDLAFVQNGYWWHTEFDEARRVTPGSLQRAGDNIYATLLHLLQSPYLENPAEFGDQKNVFFDFFGLFVVVYSEGVANAVHAILIVAVVVSTANHVRKHSDVYKTAVTNYIFVILSMTAVTYLMTHLTLLIWGAMPWYSIHGLAVLIYGIPTFWAGTSTMTFLATKLDPSKREESAAAIENVHLVSVAVILLMLTIKGVASGFIFAFMLLQVIKDVLPLTTEWRTVIVHLILNIPSYGMIVYLSELFLSIFIPIMGRIGSNPEVLVAIFTNITSYVVVLSLLSILTLTRTNRKQEETTLRNFVDMIAGILIAAAIVLLILCRLHKSPYNHSDSYPVARRIQLFHVNRALYNKDDGVKVRDSVLYVIAQDYRGAMDIPFVDENYTIPKCQYENPYCEIPLYFPTRSRIQDKHIRYRSFDDRPDIPGTKINMVHKEESGNRLSYDFLIKGSGQISVFLVPQSGWQIANCSISAPKMETDDHPLFLFLTCSGRNCGDWTFKVTLKHPGDPVKDDETQLLIGAASHYLHGPNMQSFTIKRILAEIAKNRQHDPTWSTTASAWNVDMIYRYF, translated from the exons ATGTGGTTATTCAAACGAAATGAAGATACTGCTCTGATGCCCGTAGAAGAATCATTATCCGAGAGAGAATTTGATAAGGAATATCGTGCTAGACATTGGTTCGTCATAATCTCGTTCTTGTTAGCGCTAATGGCAGTATCAATATATCTGAATAATATTCTACCTGATCCTCTACCTGCTTCTCAag ATAATAGTCGATTTTCGGAACTCCGAGCTCGTAGACTACTTTTTGAACTTTCGAATTTTGGTCCAAAACCAGCAGGTTCAGAGGCTTGTGAAAGATATACAAGAGGTCATATATTGCAAGAGTTAGA GATGATTAAAGCGGCAGCATCCGTAAAATTCGAAATAAGTAGTCAGAATCCAAGTGGATGTTTCGATATACCCAAATTCGATACGGATGCGTTCACAATTTGCTACCGAAAT GTCTCGAATGTGGCTGTTCGTTTATCAAAAAAGGatacgaaagaaaatagaatagcTATTCTCTTGAACTGTCATTACGACAGCTGGCCGACAAGCAGCG GTGGCTCTGATGACCTGATTTCCTGTGCCTTGATGATGGAACTAATTCGCTTGCTTGCACATCAGCCAGATACTCTGAAATATGACGTCATTTTCCTCTTTAATGGAGCTGAAGAATCAAGTTTGCAG GGATCGCATGGCTTCATCACGCAACATCCATGGCGACATGTGGTTCGTGCATTTATAAATCTAGAAGCTAGTGGAAGCGGTGGACGGGAACTTCTTTTTCAGGCTG GTCCATCAAATCGGTGGTTACTGAACTCATACCTTGCTGCAGCAGTTCATCCACATTGTTCTATCATTGGTCAGGAGGTGTTCCAAAGCGGGGTGTTTCCTGGTGACACAGATTTTAGGATCTTCAGAGACTATGGAAGAGTtccag GGCTGGATCTTGCATTTGTGCAAAATGGCTACTGGTGGCATACCGAGTTTGACGAGGCTCGTAGAGTCACACCTGGGTCACTTCAACGGGCCG GTGATAATATTTATGCTACCCTGCTACATTTGTTACAATCCCCCTATTTGGAAAATCCAGCCGAATTTGGCGATCAGAAAAATGTGTTCTTCGATTTCTTTG GACTCTTCGTGGTAGTCTATTCTGAAGGAGTTGCTAACGCAGTGCATGCGATATTAATTGTAGCTGTTGTGGTCTCTACAGCAAATCACGTTCGAAAGCATT CGGATGTTTATAAAACAGCTGTCACCAACTACATCTTTGTAATTCTGTCCATGACTGCCGTGACATACTTGATGACACATTTGACGCTACTGATTTGGGGTGCAATGCCTTG GTATTCAATTCATGGCCTAGCTGTGTTGATCTACGGAATACCAACCTTCTGGGCAGGAACAAGCACGATGACGTTTTTAGCCACTAAGCTTGATCCGTCGAAGAGAGAG GAGTCAGCAGCGGCCATCGAAAACGTGCATCTAGTCAGTGTAGCCGTCATTCTCTTGATGCTCACAATTAAAGGCGTAGCGAGCGGATTCATCTTTGCATTTATGTTATTACAAGTCATTAAGGATGTACTGCCTTTGACAA CTGAATGGAGAACTGTGATTGTTCATCTAATTCTTAACATCCCAAGTTATGGTATGATCGTCTACTTGTCTGAACTATTTCTATCAATTTTTATCCCTATTATGGGAAGGATAGGCTCAAATCCAGAAGTGTTGGTCGCCATTTTCACCAACATAACCTCCTATGTTGTTGTGCTTTCCTTG CTGTCAATACTGACACTTACTCGTACTAacagaaaacaagaagagacaactttgagaaattttgttgatATGATTGCCGGAATATTAATTGCTGCTGCTATTGTTTTGTTAATACTCTGTCGTCTTCACAAATCTCCCTATAATCATTCTGATTCGTATCCGGTTGCAAGACGGATACAGCTGTTC CATGTTAATCGTGCTCTCTACAATAAAGACGATGGGGTGAAGGTGCGAGATTCGGTGCTGTATGTAATTGCGCAAGACTACCGTGGCGCTATGGACATTCCATTTGTCGATGAGA ATTACACAATACCAAAATGCCAATATGAAAACCCGTACTGCGAAATTCCTCTGTACTTCCCTACTAGGAGTCGGATACAGGACAA GCATATTCGATACAGATCATTTGATGATAGGCCGGATATACCaggaacaaaaattaatatggTTCATAAAGAAGAATCCGGGAACAGACTAAGCTATGACTTTCTGATTAAAG GTAGTGGCCaaatttctgtatttcttGTACCGCAAAGTGGTTGGCAAATCGCCAATTGCTCAATATCTGCCCCAAAAATGGAAACAGACGACCACCCCCTCTTCTTGTTTCTGACGTGCAGTGGAAGAAATTGTGGTGACTGGACATTCAAAGTGACATTGAAG cATCCAGGCGACCCTGTGAAAGATGATGAGACACAATTACTTATTGGAGCAGCCAGTCACTATCTTCATGGACCAAACATGCAGTCGTTCACGATAAAACGTATCCTCGCTGAAATTGCAAAGAATCGACAACACGACCCTACATGGTCAACAACAGCAAGTGCATGGAATGTTGACATGATCTACCGATACTTTTGA